The Streptomyces sp. RKAG293 genome includes a region encoding these proteins:
- a CDS encoding YqgE/AlgH family protein produces the protein MTEVTSLTGRLLVATPALADPNFDRAVVLLLDHDEAGSLGVVLNRPTPIGVGDVLQPWAVLAGSPPVVFQGGPVSLDSALGLAVVPGESWDDGDDAPLGWRRVHGAIGLVDLEAPPELLAAELGSLRIFAGYSGWGPGQLEAELVDGAWYVVESEPGDVSSPDPERLWRSVLRRQRNELAMVATYPDDPSLN, from the coding sequence ATGACGGAGGTCACTTCGCTCACCGGCAGGCTGCTCGTGGCGACGCCGGCTCTGGCGGACCCGAATTTCGACCGTGCGGTGGTACTCCTTCTCGACCACGACGAGGCGGGGTCGCTCGGCGTTGTGCTGAACCGCCCGACCCCGATCGGGGTGGGCGATGTGCTCCAGCCGTGGGCGGTGCTCGCCGGGTCGCCTCCGGTGGTGTTCCAGGGCGGCCCCGTCTCGCTGGACTCCGCGCTGGGGCTGGCCGTGGTCCCCGGTGAGTCCTGGGACGACGGGGACGACGCGCCGCTGGGCTGGCGGCGGGTGCACGGCGCGATCGGCCTGGTCGACCTGGAGGCCCCGCCGGAACTGCTCGCGGCGGAGCTGGGATCCCTGCGGATCTTCGCCGGCTACTCCGGGTGGGGGCCGGGGCAGCTGGAGGCGGAACTGGTCGACGGCGCCTGGTACGTCGTGGAGTCGGAACCGGGTGATGTGTCCTCGCCGGACCCGGAACGGCTGTGGCGCTCCGTGCTCAGACGGCAACGGAACGAATTGGCGATGGTGGCCACGTACCCGGACGACCCGTCGCTCAATTAG
- a CDS encoding 2Fe-2S iron-sulfur cluster-binding protein has product MTDQPQPQPGTPLTPGTWQPVPGGGDYDPDQTMHVSFAAMLPPVADAGDAATQWSIPLVAADPVEESGEYPLGAVTDGFTAPWAGRHPDETHSRPDVPAPRPFSAGQFGQGAAATAARPPAGTGHDLGPQAVGERGGEPAGPYPPAGHGSGEDARPPAAQDPAARHPYFAEHPPSATAGATPPTDGTGHWSLPFVAEDAADESGEYPVGAVGAIPGAESVVVTEDGPEAAESPSDGPVEHAERTEQPEQAEAAADDEEPAPGEAHSEHPLASYVLRVNGADRPVTDAWLGESLLYVLRERLGLAGAKDGCEQGECGACSVQVDGRLVASCLVPAATAAGSEVRTVEGLSGDGQPSDVQRALAECGAVQCGFCVPGLAMTVHDLLEGNHKPTELETRQAICGNLCRCTGYRGVLDAVQDVVASREASAAEHSEHTADGARIPHQGGPHGSHPGGTA; this is encoded by the coding sequence ATGACCGACCAGCCGCAGCCGCAGCCGGGCACCCCGCTCACCCCGGGCACCTGGCAGCCCGTGCCGGGCGGCGGGGACTACGACCCCGACCAGACCATGCACGTCTCCTTCGCCGCGATGCTGCCGCCGGTGGCCGACGCGGGCGACGCGGCGACCCAGTGGTCGATCCCGCTCGTCGCGGCCGACCCGGTGGAGGAGTCCGGCGAGTACCCCCTGGGCGCCGTCACGGACGGCTTCACCGCGCCGTGGGCCGGCCGGCACCCCGACGAGACGCACTCCCGGCCCGACGTACCCGCCCCCCGGCCGTTCAGCGCCGGGCAGTTCGGCCAGGGCGCGGCGGCGACCGCGGCGCGGCCGCCGGCCGGAACCGGGCACGACCTCGGCCCGCAGGCCGTCGGCGAGCGCGGCGGCGAGCCGGCCGGACCGTACCCGCCGGCCGGCCACGGGTCCGGCGAGGACGCGCGGCCGCCGGCCGCCCAGGACCCGGCGGCCCGGCACCCCTACTTCGCCGAACACCCGCCGTCCGCCACCGCCGGCGCGACGCCGCCCACCGACGGGACCGGGCACTGGAGCCTGCCGTTCGTCGCGGAGGACGCGGCGGACGAGTCCGGCGAGTACCCCGTGGGCGCCGTGGGGGCGATCCCCGGAGCCGAGTCCGTCGTGGTGACCGAGGACGGCCCGGAGGCGGCGGAGAGCCCCTCCGACGGGCCCGTCGAGCACGCGGAGCGGACGGAGCAGCCGGAGCAGGCCGAAGCGGCGGCGGACGACGAGGAGCCGGCGCCCGGAGAGGCGCACAGCGAACACCCGCTCGCCTCCTACGTGCTGCGCGTCAACGGCGCCGACCGGCCCGTGACCGACGCCTGGCTCGGCGAGTCCCTGCTGTACGTCCTGCGGGAGCGGCTCGGCCTGGCCGGTGCGAAGGACGGCTGCGAGCAGGGCGAGTGCGGAGCCTGCTCCGTACAGGTCGACGGCCGGCTCGTCGCCTCGTGCCTGGTGCCGGCCGCGACCGCCGCCGGGAGCGAGGTCCGCACCGTCGAGGGGCTGTCCGGCGACGGGCAGCCGTCCGACGTGCAGCGCGCGCTCGCCGAGTGCGGCGCCGTGCAGTGCGGCTTCTGCGTTCCCGGCCTCGCGATGACCGTCCACGACCTGCTGGAGGGCAACCACAAGCCCACCGAGCTGGAGACCCGCCAGGCCATCTGCGGCAACCTCTGCCGGTGCACCGGCTACCGGGGCGTGCTGGACGCCGTCCAGGACGTCGTGGCGTCCCGCGAGGCCAGCGCCGCGGAACACTCCGAGCACACTGCCGACGGGGCGCGGATCCCGCACCAGGGCGGGCCGCACGGCAGCCACCCGGGAGGCACCGCGTGA
- a CDS encoding HU family DNA-binding protein: protein MNRSELVAALSERAEVTRKDADAVLAALAETVGEIVAKGDEKVTIPGFLTFERTHRAARTARNPQTGDPIQIPAGYSVKVSAGSKLKEAAKGK from the coding sequence ATGAACCGCAGTGAGCTGGTGGCCGCTCTGTCCGAGCGCGCCGAGGTGACCCGTAAGGACGCCGACGCCGTTCTGGCCGCTCTCGCCGAGACCGTCGGCGAGATCGTCGCCAAGGGCGACGAGAAGGTCACCATTCCCGGCTTCCTGACCTTCGAGCGCACCCACCGTGCCGCTCGCACCGCGCGCAACCCGCAGACCGGCGACCCGATCCAGATCCCGGCCGGCTACAGCGTGAAGGTCTCCGCGGGCTCCAAGCTCAAGGAAGCCGCCAAGGGCAAGTAG
- the murA gene encoding UDP-N-acetylglucosamine 1-carboxyvinyltransferase, whose protein sequence is MTDASDVLLVHGGTPLRGEIRVRGAKNLVPKAMVAALLGSEPSRLRNVPDIRDVRVVRGLLQLHGVTVQAGEEPGELVLDPSHVESANVADIDAHAGSSRIPILFCGPLLHRLGHAFIPGLGGCDIGGRPIDFHFDVLRQFGATIEKRPGGQYLEAPQRLRGCKITLPYPSVGSTEQVLLTAVLAEGVTELSNAAVEPEIEDLICVLQKMGAIISMDTDRTIRITGVDKLGGYNHRALPDRLEAASWASAALATEGNIYVRGAHQRSMMTFLNTFRRVGGAFEIDDEGIRFWHPGGPLNAIALETDVHPGFQTDWQQPLVVALTQASGLSIVHETVYESRLGFTSALNQMGAHIQLYRECLGGSACRFGQRNFLHSAVVSGPTKLQGADLVIPDLRGGFSYLIAALAAQGTSRVHGIDLINRGYENFMAKLAELGANVELPNPVSV, encoded by the coding sequence ATGACCGACGCTTCCGACGTACTGCTTGTCCATGGCGGAACCCCGCTCCGGGGCGAGATCCGTGTCCGCGGCGCGAAGAACCTCGTGCCGAAGGCCATGGTCGCCGCCCTCCTCGGCAGCGAGCCGAGCCGACTGCGCAACGTGCCCGACATCCGCGATGTCCGCGTCGTGCGCGGGCTGCTCCAACTGCACGGCGTGACGGTCCAGGCCGGTGAGGAACCGGGCGAGCTGGTGCTCGACCCCTCGCACGTCGAGAGCGCCAACGTCGCCGACATCGACGCGCACGCCGGATCCTCCCGGATTCCGATCCTGTTCTGCGGCCCGCTGCTGCACCGCCTCGGGCACGCCTTCATCCCGGGCCTGGGCGGCTGCGACATCGGCGGCCGGCCGATCGACTTCCACTTCGACGTGCTGCGGCAGTTCGGCGCGACCATCGAGAAGCGGCCCGGCGGCCAGTACCTGGAAGCCCCGCAGCGGCTGCGCGGCTGCAAGATCACGCTGCCGTACCCGTCGGTCGGCTCGACCGAGCAGGTGCTGCTGACGGCCGTGCTGGCCGAGGGCGTCACCGAGCTGTCGAACGCGGCGGTCGAGCCGGAGATCGAGGACCTGATCTGCGTCCTGCAGAAAATGGGCGCGATCATCTCGATGGACACCGACCGGACGATCCGGATCACCGGCGTCGACAAGCTCGGCGGCTACAACCACCGCGCGCTCCCGGACCGCCTGGAGGCGGCCTCCTGGGCGAGCGCGGCGCTGGCCACCGAGGGCAACATCTACGTCCGCGGGGCCCACCAGCGGTCGATGATGACGTTCCTGAACACCTTCCGCCGGGTCGGCGGCGCCTTCGAGATCGACGACGAGGGCATCCGCTTCTGGCACCCGGGCGGCCCGCTCAACGCCATCGCGCTGGAGACGGACGTCCACCCCGGCTTCCAGACCGACTGGCAGCAGCCGCTCGTGGTGGCGCTGACGCAGGCGTCCGGCCTGTCGATCGTCCACGAGACGGTCTACGAGTCCCGGCTGGGCTTCACCTCGGCGCTCAACCAGATGGGTGCGCACATCCAGCTGTACCGCGAGTGCCTGGGCGGCTCCGCGTGCCGGTTCGGCCAGCGCAACTTCCTGCACTCGGCGGTCGTCTCCGGCCCCACGAAGCTGCAGGGCGCCGATCTGGTCATCCCCGACCTCCGGGGCGGCTTCTCGTACCTGATCGCCGCCCTGGCGGCCCAGGGCACCTCCCGGGTGCACGGCATCGACCTCATCAACCGCGGCTACGAGAACTTCATGGCGAAGCTCGCGGAGCTGGGGGCCAACGTCGAGCTGCCGAACCCCGTGAGCGTCTAG
- a CDS encoding xanthine dehydrogenase family protein subunit M, translating into MSTNAQQTARNVTLPSSLDEAVAALAAAPSAVPVAGGTDLMAAVNSGLLRPAGLVGLGRISEIRGWQYADGHALLGAGLTHARMGRPDFAALIPALAAAARAAGPPQIRNAGTLGGNIATAAPTGDALPVLTALEASVILAGPGGNRELPVSHLLTGMDPLRPGELLAFVRVPLLHAPQTFLKATGRTGPGRALASVAVVLDPARRGVRCAVGAVAPVPLRPLEAERWVAGLIDWDGGRLLAPEACTAFGEYVAGACIPDPVPGPDGAEAVELPPAAVQLRRTVAALARRALGRALA; encoded by the coding sequence GTGAGCACGAATGCACAGCAGACGGCACGCAACGTCACGTTGCCGTCCTCGCTCGACGAGGCGGTGGCGGCGCTCGCCGCCGCGCCCAGCGCCGTGCCCGTGGCCGGCGGCACCGACCTGATGGCGGCCGTCAACTCCGGGCTGCTGCGCCCGGCCGGGCTCGTCGGTCTCGGCCGGATCAGCGAGATCCGCGGCTGGCAGTACGCCGACGGCCACGCCTTGCTCGGCGCCGGCCTCACCCACGCCCGGATGGGCCGCCCCGACTTCGCCGCGCTCATCCCGGCGCTCGCCGCCGCCGCCCGCGCGGCCGGACCACCGCAGATCCGCAACGCGGGCACCCTCGGCGGCAACATCGCCACGGCCGCGCCCACCGGCGACGCACTCCCGGTGCTGACCGCGCTGGAGGCGAGCGTCATCCTGGCCGGCCCCGGGGGCAACCGGGAACTGCCGGTCAGCCATCTGCTGACCGGGATGGACCCGCTGCGCCCCGGCGAACTTCTCGCTTTCGTGCGCGTGCCGCTGCTGCACGCGCCGCAGACCTTCCTCAAGGCCACCGGCCGCACCGGCCCCGGCCGGGCGCTGGCCTCGGTCGCCGTCGTCCTGGACCCCGCCCGGCGCGGTGTGCGCTGCGCGGTGGGCGCGGTGGCGCCCGTACCGCTGCGGCCGCTGGAGGCCGAGCGGTGGGTCGCGGGACTGATCGACTGGGACGGCGGACGGCTGCTCGCCCCCGAGGCGTGCACGGCCTTCGGCGAGTACGTCGCCGGAGCGTGCATCCCGGACCCCGTGCCGGGACCGGACGGGGCCGAGGCCGTCGAGCTGCCGCCCGCCGCCGTACAACTGCGCCGCACCGTGGCGGCGCTGGCCCGCCGAGCGCTCGGGAGGGCACTGGCATGA
- a CDS encoding beta-N-acetylhexosaminidase: MDLIPAPRLVTDYTADDCFVLGPDTVLAAGPGTERAERWLRSELGAATGHRLAPGDGTETDGIRITVHEMVTRDLGAEGYRLMISPTGVHLFGGGPAGVFWGAQTLRQLLGPDAFRRAPLAAAREWRIPFCHIQDSPRFGWRGFMLDVARHFMPKDAVLRHLDLMAAHKLNVLHLHLTDDQGWRVEIKRYPLLTEVGAWRERTKVGLRESPLWDERPHGGYYTQDDIREIVAYAAQRHITVVPEIDIPGHSQAAIAAYPELGNTDVVDTGALSVLTSWGVNPNVLAPADTTLRFYEGVFTELLDLFPSEFFHIGGDECPKEQWRASAAAQARIKELGLAGEDELQSWIIRHFDGWLAERGRRLIGWDEILEGGLAPGAAVSSWRGYEGGIAAAKAGHDVVMCPESHVYLDWRQSDRADEPVPIARVRTLEDVYRFEPVPAELTEEQAAHVIGTQANAWTEVMDSPRVVDYMVFPRLAAVAEVAWSELPAPAERDWPDFERRMEGHYARLDALGVEYRPPGGPLPWQRRPGVLGRPIDGPPPIV, translated from the coding sequence ATGGACCTGATCCCCGCCCCGCGCCTGGTGACCGACTACACCGCGGACGACTGCTTCGTCCTCGGACCCGACACGGTGCTGGCCGCCGGGCCGGGCACGGAGCGGGCGGAGAGATGGCTGCGCTCCGAACTCGGAGCGGCCACCGGTCACCGGCTCGCGCCGGGCGATGGCACCGAGACCGACGGCATCAGGATCACGGTCCACGAGATGGTCACCAGGGACCTCGGAGCCGAGGGCTATCGCCTGATGATCTCGCCGACCGGCGTCCATCTCTTCGGCGGCGGCCCTGCGGGCGTCTTCTGGGGCGCGCAGACGCTGCGTCAGCTGCTGGGCCCCGACGCCTTCCGGCGCGCACCACTCGCGGCGGCCCGCGAGTGGCGGATCCCGTTCTGCCACATCCAGGACTCCCCGCGCTTCGGCTGGCGCGGCTTCATGCTCGACGTGGCCCGGCACTTCATGCCCAAGGACGCGGTGCTGCGCCATCTCGACCTGATGGCCGCGCACAAGCTCAACGTGCTGCACCTGCACCTCACCGACGACCAGGGCTGGCGCGTGGAGATCAAGCGCTACCCGCTGCTCACCGAGGTCGGGGCCTGGCGCGAACGCACCAAGGTGGGGCTGCGGGAGTCCCCGCTGTGGGACGAGCGGCCGCACGGCGGCTACTACACCCAGGACGACATCCGCGAGATCGTCGCCTACGCGGCGCAGCGGCACATCACCGTGGTGCCGGAGATCGACATCCCCGGCCACTCGCAGGCCGCCATCGCCGCCTATCCCGAACTCGGCAACACCGACGTCGTCGACACCGGCGCGCTCTCCGTGCTGACCAGTTGGGGCGTCAACCCCAATGTGCTGGCCCCCGCCGACACCACCCTGCGCTTCTACGAGGGCGTCTTCACCGAGCTGCTCGACCTGTTCCCGTCCGAGTTCTTCCACATCGGCGGCGACGAGTGCCCCAAGGAGCAGTGGCGCGCCTCCGCCGCCGCCCAGGCGCGGATCAAGGAACTGGGGCTGGCCGGTGAGGACGAGCTGCAGAGCTGGATCATCCGGCACTTCGACGGCTGGCTCGCCGAGCGCGGCCGCCGGCTGATCGGCTGGGACGAGATCCTGGAAGGCGGGCTGGCGCCGGGCGCCGCCGTCTCCTCCTGGCGGGGCTACGAGGGCGGGATCGCCGCCGCTAAGGCCGGACACGACGTCGTGATGTGCCCGGAGTCGCATGTCTATCTGGACTGGCGGCAGTCGGACCGGGCCGACGAGCCGGTGCCGATCGCGCGGGTGCGCACCCTGGAGGACGTCTACCGGTTCGAGCCGGTGCCCGCGGAACTCACCGAGGAGCAGGCCGCGCACGTCATCGGGACCCAGGCCAACGCCTGGACCGAGGTGATGGACTCACCGCGGGTCGTGGACTACATGGTGTTCCCGCGGCTGGCGGCGGTCGCCGAGGTGGCCTGGTCGGAGCTGCCCGCGCCCGCCGAGCGGGACTGGCCGGACTTCGAGCGCCGAATGGAAGGCCACTACGCACGACTTGACGCGCTCGGTGTGGAGTACCGCCCGCCGGGCGGTCCGCTGCCGTGGCAGCGGCGCCCCGGTGTACTCGGACGCCCGATCGACGGACCACCCCCGATCGTGTGA
- a CDS encoding DUF3039 domain-containing protein, producing MSTLEPERGAGTGTLVEPTPQVSHGDGDHERFAHYVQKDKIMESALSGSPVVALCGKVWVPGRDPKKYPVCPMCKEIFETMPLGGGDKDKSGKN from the coding sequence ATGAGCACTCTTGAGCCCGAACGCGGGGCCGGTACTGGCACCCTCGTCGAGCCGACCCCGCAGGTGTCGCACGGCGATGGCGACCACGAGCGCTTCGCACACTATGTCCAGAAGGACAAGATCATGGAGAGTGCGCTCTCCGGATCTCCGGTGGTCGCGCTGTGCGGGAAGGTCTGGGTGCCGGGACGGGACCCGAAGAAGTACCCGGTCTGCCCGATGTGCAAAGAGATCTTCGAGACGATGCCCCTCGGTGGCGGCGACAAGGACAAGAGCGGCAAGAACTGA